The genomic segment TTTAACAAAATCTCCAAAAACGCCCATTTTTCGGGGTTTTTCAAATGCAGTTTACAAATTATCAATCACTGCATTTTGTAAATCCTTTAAAATCAAGTAACAGTTTACCCGATTGAAGAGAAATCCTAGTTTTTAAGCCCTGAAAGGGCGAAATAATAAATTCGTATATCTTCTCTTCATACTACTAAATAGTTACAAAATCAATTAGTAATATCGAGACACTAGTGAAAAAATCTATAAAAAAACGGCAATTGCCCTAACGCCGTCACCTTCCCTTGTTCGTCCCATTCCACATGAATTCTTCCCCCATACGTGTCGGCGAACAACGAGGTCTTTTCGTTCTCGCAGAGGATTAATCCTCTCTCACCCGCTGGGTGAATCGCTTCCATTCGTCTTCTCCCCTCTATCTACCTTCTTTCTTTCATCTTGCATCCTATTATTTTATTTTCAACTGCTGTTTTTAGGATAAATAATCCCAATATTAAAGCGCGTTGCGCAAAGGAATATCCGATGTTGAAATCGGAAATTGAAGGAGAGCTGCCGCCTTTTGAAGAAACTTATGCAAAGGTGAAAGATTTTTATGAGAATTTACCCTGGCCGTCTGTTATTGAGCGGCGATGATTAACATTCTATCCGTTTGAATTCTATCCCTTTTCCCCCTCCTGCTTTTTCCCCATCCAGGATTGATAGAACGCTTCGAAGGTTCCTTGGGAAATTTCATCGCGGCAACGCTGCATAAATTCCTGATAGAAGGCGATATTGTGCATGGTGGCCAGGCGGGAAGCCAGGATTTCGCCCGCTTGGAACAAATGGCGCAAGTAAGCTCTGGAATAATTCCGGCAGCAATAGCATCGGCAATTTTCGTCCGGCGGGCGTTCGTCTTCGCGGTATTGCGCCTGTTTGACGGAGACGCGGCCTTTCCAGGTGAGCAGGTGGCTGTTGCGGGCCAGGCGGGTGGGGATGACGCAGTCGAACATGTCCACCCCGCGCCGGATGCCGTCGAGAAAATCTTCCGGCGCGCCTACTCCCATGAGGTAGCGCAATTTGTTTTCCGGCAGCATTCGATCCAACGCTGCGCATGTGTTCCAGGTCTTCTCTTTTTCTTCTCCGATCATCAATCCCCCCACGGCGTAGCCGGGGAAATCCAGCGCAATGAGATCGCGGGCGCTTTTTTCGCGCAAGTCTTGATAAACTCCGCCCTGGACGATGGCGAAAAGCGCCTGATCGCTTCGCTTGTGCGCTTTGAGACAGCGTTCCGCCCAACGGGTGGTCAACTCGATGGATTGGGAAGCATATTCGTAGCTGATAGGGTAGGGAGTGCATTCGTCGAAGCACATGATGATGTCGGCGCCGAGATCGTTCTCCAGTTCCATGACGCTTTCGGGAGTAAAACGATGCTCCGTTCCGTCGATGTGGGAGCGAAAAGTGGCGCCGTCGGGATCGATCTTGCGCAATGGGGCCAGACTGTAGATTTGGAAGCCGCCGCTATCCGTAAGGATGGGGCCGTTCCAATTCATGAAGGAATGCAATCCTCCTAACTTCTTGACCAGCGAAGCGCCGGGACGCAGATAGAGGTGATAGGCGTTGCAGAGAATTATCTCCGAACCGGTCTCATGGATTTCTTCGGGAGTAAGAGCTTTGACCGTGGCGTTAGTGCCTACGGGCATAAAGGCTGGCGTATGGAAAACGCCGTGAGGCGTGACCGCTTTACCGGCGCGGGCGCGTCCCTCGAGGCTGTCGATTTCGAATTGGATTGACATAAAGATTCGTTTCGTTCGATATACGCTGGATTTGGGAACATATCCGGTTGAAGCAAACGGTTCGCCAATAATAGATTTTTATTATACTTAAAGAATAGGTTTTGTCAGGAAGGGAGGAGATTGGTGGTTTTTAAAATATCCTATTGAGTAAATACAATTCCTCGCCATAGGGATAAGGAATTGAATTGATTCTGACGCGGCTTATGCGCGCAATATGACGCAATTAGGGTATCCGGGCATAGGAGAATGATTCCTACGATTTTCGATGAAGAGATTCTGGGCATTGAACAATATGGAGAATTACCCCGAATTATCAATAACATACGATTTTTCAAAGAATTGCAATATGAATAGCGAATAAATTTATTATCGGTATTCTTGTTGACGCGATAACATATTCTTATTATACTCGCCAACAAGTCAAACATTATAATATTATTAAATTCGAATCCATCCGAAACGCTTATGAGAATCGTCGATCGGCTTAGTCAGCGCAAACTCTATCTTCAATTGCTTGAGATCGTTCAGGAAGCGATCGACCGGGGAGAACTGGCTGTCGGGATGCAGTTGCCTACCGAAAATCAGATATGCAGCCAACAAGGCGTCAGCAAAGTGGTTGTCCGTACGGCTATGCAGGAATTAGTCAAAAAAGGTTATGTAAAAAAAATCCCCGGCCGGGGAACGTTTGTTCAAAAGCCCACCGATGCGAAAGGGATATGGCTTTCCAGCTTGTTGACGGAAAATCTATTGGATTTCGGTCTGCCCTGGGAAACGGAAGTGGTACAAAAGATGCTTACCGTCTCCCCGTCGGATATGAACGACCTATTCGCGATGGAGACTGGACATCAGGTGTTTAAGGTAACGCGGCTGCGGTTTGTGGACGAAGCGCCCGCGGCGTTGGAGACGGCTTACGTCTCCCACGATCTTTGTCCGGGACTGTTGCTGGAAGATATGCGATCAACCTCCCTGTTGGAGATCATTACTCAAAAATACGGCCTGCGCATCTTACGGTGCGCCGATTCGGTAGAGGCGACCACATTGGAGACTCGGGAAGCAGAATTATTGAAGAAGAAAAAGGGAGAGACGGCGATGCTGGCGGACCGGATTCTCTACACGGCCAACAACCGCGTCGCCGCCTTTATCCGCGTATTGTCCGTTTCCCAAAAACACCGGATCACTTTCGAGAGTTTTCACGCGCCTGGGCGATAAAAAAACGGGGGCATTGCGGTCTTGTTTGTGTTTATGGGAATTGTCAAGGGCAGAAACAACCCTGCCCTTGCCACCCCGCCATTCATCACTCATCATTTAAGACAACCCCAATTCTTTTTTCATGTTCAATTTTTTAGCGGAGGATTTGATATCGTCGTCGAAGCGTTTGTATTCGTGCGCGGCGGATATCTTAACCGCTTTCAAAAGGCAATCCTTCGCTTTGGCGATTTGCTTCTCGATCCGGTAGGCTTCCGCCAAATCCAAAAACGCAAGGACGGAATCTTCGTTCATCTCCGCCGCTTTTTCCAAGAAGGGAACAGCCTGGGAAGCGTCGTTTAATTCTTCGAGATAAGTTTTTCCTAAGGCGTGATACGTTGCGCCCAGACGCAACTTCTCTTCCGGCGAAAGTACTTTTTTCTGGGAAATGGCGATGACTTTCTTCAAGCACTCCAGTCCTTTTTGGCAGTCGTTTTTCTTGCGGATATAGAGCGTTCCGAGGTGGTGAAGGGCGAAGATGTTTTCGGGATTGTCTTTAATGACGCCTTTGAGAATGGATTCCGCCTTTTTTATGCTGCCGCCGAGGATTCCGGGGATGTCCCGCAAAATAATGGCGTAACCGAGGCGG from the Candidatus Omnitrophota bacterium genome contains:
- the tgt gene encoding tRNA guanosine(34) transglycosylase Tgt yields the protein MSIQFEIDSLEGRARAGKAVTPHGVFHTPAFMPVGTNATVKALTPEEIHETGSEIILCNAYHLYLRPGASLVKKLGGLHSFMNWNGPILTDSGGFQIYSLAPLRKIDPDGATFRSHIDGTEHRFTPESVMELENDLGADIIMCFDECTPYPISYEYASQSIELTTRWAERCLKAHKRSDQALFAIVQGGVYQDLREKSARDLIALDFPGYAVGGLMIGEEKEKTWNTCAALDRMLPENKLRYLMGVGAPEDFLDGIRRGVDMFDCVIPTRLARNSHLLTWKGRVSVKQAQYREDERPPDENCRCYCCRNYSRAYLRHLFQAGEILASRLATMHNIAFYQEFMQRCRDEISQGTFEAFYQSWMGKKQEGEKG
- a CDS encoding GntR family transcriptional regulator — encoded protein: MRIVDRLSQRKLYLQLLEIVQEAIDRGELAVGMQLPTENQICSQQGVSKVVVRTAMQELVKKGYVKKIPGRGTFVQKPTDAKGIWLSSLLTENLLDFGLPWETEVVQKMLTVSPSDMNDLFAMETGHQVFKVTRLRFVDEAPAALETAYVSHDLCPGLLLEDMRSTSLLEIITQKYGLRILRCADSVEATTLETREAELLKKKKGETAMLADRILYTANNRVAAFIRVLSVSQKHRITFESFHAPGR
- a CDS encoding tetratricopeptide repeat protein, producing the protein MKPVTSLCLYAILVSILFAVFPSHPSYADAAKITTPINDFSVVEIFKKGKEFYLAQNYIDAEPLFQQCVKLEPKNAEYLSWLAQTIAFLLADQAMKGASNLTLLPEARKVRELYQKAIDADPKNERARLGYAIILRDIPGILGGSIKKAESILKGVIKDNPENIFALHHLGTLYIRKKNDCQKGLECLKKVIAISQKKVLSPEEKLRLGATYHALGKTYLEELNDASQAVPFLEKAAEMNEDSVLAFLDLAEAYRIEKQIAKAKDCLLKAVKISAAHEYKRFDDDIKSSAKKLNMKKELGLS